A segment of the Daphnia pulex isolate KAP4 chromosome 10, ASM2113471v1 genome:
TCACCCTAAATCGAGCTTATAAGTATTCCTACCTACGCACTTTACTCCACATTACATAAAATCAACACAGTACCTATATGTAGCAAACAACGCAAATAACGCACTAATTTTTTCACAAGCTGATGCCAACGACCCCAAATCTGTATTCCGCATCCCGTTTATTCCAGCACCTTCTGCACACAATCGCAATTGGTTAATCACTTGTCGCCACACCTCCTGCGACCTCAATCAACGACAGATAGCTAAAGGTGTATTCACAGCGACAGAAACGCACCGTTACGGATTTTAACGGAACGAAAAAATTGTCCGTAATGGGTTTTATTTCTCTCATCAATTGAGTCACcataccttttttgttttgttgtgtttcgTTGCGCCACTTATTAGCTATAGCTCATTGgtgtaatttgttttgtaaCTAAACTGTGATGGGTCCGATAATCGAATAATAGTTGGGACAGAATATATTATGCTAAATTCGCTTAAAACTTATCAGGTATATAACTAAGCAGATTTCCTTAATTTGTGTTCCGATGATCATGTCTATGAAGCTTACGGTGTGACATTTTCATTCCACAAATACATCAGCCATATCATGCAATCAGCAGTCGCATAACAACACTTAAAGCGAATTCAAAGCTGTTTTCACCAATTAGCTGACTTATTTTGTTGTGTCAAATCCGTCAAATCTTATTTTTGCCTTAGTATTAGCAATATTTCCtacaaaatgttgtttgtcTTTTCCTTAGTCCAATAAAATGTGTCGCAATTTATATTGGTTGCCTAAAGCGCAACCGAGATTATTTTCACGAAGAGGCGGGTATCCAGCTGCGGAAAACTACTTATTTTTACCTATTTTAACTAGAGTTAAAGCACTTATCGGTGGGACAAAAACTACTTATCATATTTgactaatttaaattttttcctacataaaaaaaagaaaaactatttaaattttaactacTTTTCACcccttaattttaaaattttgacctGATTTTAGGGTCGAAAGATGCCGGAAATCCACGAGTAGGCATCGACCCCAATAATCGGGAGTCTTTAATGCCAAAACAGTATTAATTTTTCGCGAAAAAATGCATGCAATAAATGccactgaaacaaaaaaaaaatattagtagTAGTCAGGTATTGAACTCCCGCATTCCAGTCGGAGCTTCTTCCGATGGACCATTctatcaattgaatttcttccTTTGTTATCGTACTTTCGACGTTGGGACTTAGACATTTTTTCgaagttgaaaatttttccataGTTTGGAAATGGATATTATGCATAAAAATCACACCCTCGTTcctcttattcatttttaacgATGATATTTCATCGCTTTTacattatttaattcattttggaGTCGCAATCACTAATGTCCGATTTATGGGTCGGattttcgaaatcatttttatcatGACCAAGTAGCTTTACCAATTGTTAGATCGAAATTTATTCCTAATTTTAGTtaggaaacaaaatataaaattttagtttttaagtagttaaaaaaacaactactTAATGTTGCAAATAACttaaattttcgaataataAGTATGAAAACGTAAAATAAGTAGGAATCTTTAAACTACTTATTTGTAAAACTACTTAAATTTATGTaaactaattatttttcacaagAATAAGtatcataaaaataataagtagGAGATTCAAACAATTAAGTATGATAAAACTACTTATTTTGGTCTTTTTCAGACTACTTATCGATTTATTAGGCAAAAACTACTTAAAAAGGCCAAAAGAGAACGCGAGAGACAACTGGTGGCGAATCGTGCATTGACTAGTGCACGGTCCCGAAGCTGTGAGACCCCCATTAGTATCGCAGTATCAAAAGGGAACGAGCTCACGTTATTTTATGCGCAGTCGCAAACTATCCGAAAATGACAACAGTTGGATCGACTCTCTGCTGGAAAGCCTTGATTCTGATTTTAGTTATCGGGAATTCGGCTGCTATTGTTTGGAACGGAGATGGAACCGACACACGCTGGGCACTCCAGTGTGACTTTATAGGTCGAGATTTCAAGAATCAGATTAGCCCTGGAGACCGATGCGGATCGCTTTGCAAGGAGAATTCTCCCTGCAGCCACTTTACCTGGACCAATTATAACGTAATTTCAGCATAATTTGATTTCCCTTTCCTATATGTTAATCATGCCTATAAAGTGTTCAGCAAGTCTGTcttattcaaataattattttgattaaatgtATTCTCCCCATTCAGGGGGGGACCTGCTGGATGAAATCTGGCTCCGTGTCGGAATTTGACGCAGTGTCGAAAACAAATGATGAGGCGGTTTGCGGATTCCTTCAGCAGACAAATAACAGTGGATGGAAGGTTGCTGGAAACCTGAAGTGGGCATCCAATTGCGAATTTATGGGTCGGGATATGATGGCAGTGGCGAGCACTGCTGAGCAATGCCGCGAAAAGATATGCCAATCAAACCCGGAATGCAGTCACTTCACTTGGACAAACTATCAAGTATAGACtacacaattttaaaatttattattgcagcccgcttaatttttaaattcaaataatataaaatttttgctATAATTTCAGGGCGGTACTTGCTGGTTGAAAAAGAACGGCGCTTCGGATTGTGACGTCGTTGCGAAAACAGATTCCGGCGCAGAATGTGGTTTCAAGAATATTTAATCATCCCAGAATTCGCTTTTTCCTCTTATTGTTATTGattaaagaatttgttttaatccagtaattctgtgtaattaaGGAATCAGATGCCTCTAAGCCGAAAgcaataatattttcctttagtattaagcatatatatatatttccaaGTCAACCATGTGCATCGACCTATATTCGCAGGGTAAAAAGTTTAGCTAAATAGGCACAATGTTACTGTTGTCGAAGCGGAAGATTTAGTtccttatttgattttactaaaaataatttgcgcTACAACCTAATATTTTGGAGTGCTTTATGTGTTATTTAATGATAACAACTATACGCGACGTAAGGCACTATTAAccacaattttctttatcaATTCATACCTGATGTCAGAATTTTCCCGGGGTTAAACAGATCTGAATAATTACAACGGGCATTTTTTAAGATAAGTAAATATAAGCGAAAAGAATGGTATAGGCACTCGTTAGCCACGGCGTCTGATTTTATAATTGTCGACTgctcaaagtaaaaaaaaatcttccttcattttttggtCGTTTGATTTGGTGTGACTGTCGAGAAAAGCTTTTTTGGTCGAGACAGTGACTGACATTTCTATAAGAAACGAAATAGTTTGTCCGTTTCAATCTCGACGTTGCTAGTCAAATCCTCGAATTTCAGCAGATAATGCCGATTCGGAAACCGCTTTACAAGACCTTCTGTCAACTCCACATCGTCTTCCAGCTCGGCGCAGAGTCGGCTGACGTTGTTGCAAGCCGGATTGACATGACACCAACCGAGGCCGGCTCTTGAAGCCATGATTCCGCGGGGATCGCGTATCAAATGAATGATTTTCCATTCTTTAGTTATCAAAGGATCATTGTCTATCAGCGCCGATAATTCCTCAACTCTTAACCGGACCGTTTTGATTAAATGGATGGGAAAGTTGGAGCACAGGTTGCCAACAAACTCCGGGTCATGACACAAAGTTTGGTTGTAGTAGCTGCACTCATCCCAAACTCGTCGGCATATCTTATTCGATTCAGGTAATGTTCATGAATACTGTCATATAAGTACCATGCGCTAGCCGACTGCGCCAATGGAGCTGCGTGAGACGGCGCCACTGGAGCTGAAAAATCATTCTAGGCCCTACTTCTAAAATTACCAAACTTCTAAAAATTGTCCGCAATTTTCCGAGCAATTAAGTGTAGTTAAATTTCAATGTAAATACTTGTCTATATGCTACCCTTAGGAACAAAATGTTCTTGCCCTTTGAGGAACTTGCTAGTCATCTATAGCCAAATGTTACTAAAAGTACACATGTGCTTTgcaaatattctaattttagAGTATGAGtgtttttgaatatttctaaaTAATTGCTGCTCCAGGCGAGGCTCGAACTCGCAACCTCGGCATATCTCAACAGAATTTATGATTAATTCGTACATGAATACTGTCCTATAAGTACCATGCGCTAACCAACTGCGCCACTGGAGCTGATATACAAATTTTCTATCAAATAAACTTGTAAATTGCATCATGCTGCTAAGATGTTTATGTATTTTTAGTCTAGTTCCGCGTATGAAAGGCAACCTAGAAAGAAAACCCCGCAAAAGAAACCATTTATTAAGCACTCCAAACTTTGATATAGTCGACTTGCATGGCAGCATCATCACGGGATGTTTTGTACCAAGTAGGATACCATTGACATCTTTTCTCCCAGAAATTGCGCATTGGCGTTGAACTGGATTTAGCCCATGGTTTGTCATACGGGACATTTACACAGCCATCGGGGAAGAAATGACCTCCAACAGCAACATTAAGAACGAAGtgaaactgcaaaaaaaaacaaaaaaacataatcgTTATTGGAGTAGCGTTCCCATAACTAAGTAAgcgatttgaattttaaaataattgaattttgtacTCTCTTGTCGAAGGGAGCCATTTTAGTTCCTGATGCCCATGGATTAGTTCCGGTCAGTCCCGACAACTCCCAGAATCCTCCGGCTGGGGGAGACACAGAGCCAATTACCTGTCCGTCCACCTTAAATGTAATGCCAGTAGAAAGCCATTCAAGACGGTAGACATGGAAGCCAGACGAGAAGGTACTCCCATCCGTCAAAGATCTAAATAATTACAAATTGACATCGATATTTTTAAGCTAAAATTGTTCGTTTTGATTTGGAGGATAGAAACAACTTTGCCCATGAAGTCTTTTGGAACATATTTTGGGAAAAACCCGGACCCCAGTGAAGAGTAGAAAACATTTTGCTGTTTCCAATTTTGCCTTGTCCATCATTGCAAGTCAAATCAGCATTTCCACGAATTTCGACGATGTCAATCTCACCAGAACGTGGCCAGGTACCGTAGGCGGAGTCAGTTGGCAACATCCAAATcgctaaaatagaaaaattatttaactGTAAACTATGAATTTCACCATTGAATTTTACCAGGCCAAATCCAATCCCCGCGGGGCATTTTAGCGCGAACCTCTACCGTTCCATATGTAAAACTGAACGAATTGCTTGTTACAAGTCGCGCTGATTGAATTGGATTGATGATTTCTGCACCGGCGGTTCtaaagatttcaaaaataaattgttatgcATCGTTTTAATTTACAGGAAACAACATATTTTGCTAggttctttgaaaaaattttttacttacaCTGAACAACCGTTTTCCCAGTTGATGTTGCAACCTTCTTTATTCAAATCGAGAGTGCCGGagtaaagaaaattgttatcaAAACGGTCGGCAGTCAGCGTTGGTTTAATGAACAGCATTCCGTTTTTGACATAACTGTGACATTGCA
Coding sequences within it:
- the LOC124205353 gene encoding beta-1,3-glucan-binding protein-like — translated: MKHLLLVFSILQCFVISVFAQNLIFEENFNDFNRTRWMHLITAWRGGNSEFQYYTNRPENSYVKNGMLFIKPTLTADRFDNNFLYSGTLDLNKEGCNINWENGCSVTAGAEIINPIQSARLVTSNSFSFTYGTVEVRAKMPRGDWIWPAIWMLPTDSAYGTWPRSGEIDIVEIRGNADLTCNDGQGKIGNSKMFSTLHWGPGFSQNMFQKTSWAKSLTDGSTFSSGFHVYRLEWLSTGITFKVDGQVIGSVSPPAGGFWELSGLTGTNPWASGTKMAPFDKRFHFVLNVAVGGHFFPDGCVNVPYDKPWAKSSSTPMRNFWEKRCQWYPTWYKTSRDDAAMQVDYIKVWSA
- the LOC124205356 gene encoding uncharacterized protein LOC124205356; the encoded protein is MTTVGSTLCWKALILILVIGNSAAIVWNGDGTDTRWALQCDFIGRDFKNQISPGDRCGSLCKENSPCSHFTWTNYNGGTCWMKSGSVSEFDAVSKTNDEAVCGFLQQTNNSGWKVAGNLKWASNCEFMGRDMMAVASTAEQCREKICQSNPECSHFTWTNYQGGTCWLKKNGASDCDVVAKTDSGAECGFKNI